The genomic DNA CGCGCAGGGTGTGACGACGGAATTCAACACGCTGTTCGAGACCATCACCGCGATCTCCGAGCAGATCGACCCCATCAAGCTGAACCAGACACTGACCGCGACCGCGCAGGCGCTCGACGGTCTGGGTGACAAGTTCGGCCAGTCGATCGTCAACGGCAACGACATCCTGTCCGACCTCAACCCGCGCATGCCCCAGATCCGCCGGGACATCTCCGGTCTGGCCGATCTGGGCGAGGTTTATGCCAACGCCGGGCCAGACCTGTTCGACGGCCTGACCAACGCCGTCACCACTGCCCACACGCTCAACGAGCAGCGCGGCAACCTCGACCAGGCCCTGGTGGCCGCGGTCGGCTTCGGCAACACCGGCGGCGACATCTTCGAACGCGGCGGCCCCTACCTGGTCCGCGGCGCGCAGGACCTGCTGCCGACCTCGGCACTGCTCGACAAGTACAGCCCGGCACTGTTCTGCACGATCCGCAACTACCACGACGCCGGCCCGAAACTTGCGGGCGCACTTGGTGGTAACGGTTACTCGCTGCAGACCCAGTCGTTGGTGATCGGCGTGGGCAACCCGTACGTCTTTCCCGACAACCTGCCGCGGATCAACGCCAAGGGCGGCCCCGAGGGCCGACCCGGCTGCTGGCAGCCGATCACCAAGGACCTGTGGCCCATGCCGTACCTGGTGATGGATACCGGCGCATCGATCGCGCCATACAACCACCTCGAGATGGGACAACCTCTCGTGGCCGAGTACGTGTGGGGACGCCAAGTGGGGGAGAACACGATCAACCCATGAGCATCAAGGGCACGATTATCAAGCTCGGCATCTTCTCACTGGTGCTGCTCACCTTTACTGCGATCATCTTCGTGGTCTTCGGCCAGCTCCGGTTCAACCGGACCTCCGAGTACTCGGCGATCTTCAAGAACGTCAGCGGTTTGCGCACCGGGCAGTTCGTCCGGGCGTCCGGTGTCGAGGTCGGCAAGGTCTCGGGCGTCAAGCTGGTCAACGGTGGCCAGCAGGCCGAGGTCACGTTCAACGTCGAGAAGTCGCTGCCGTTGTTCGATCAGACGACGGCCGCGATCCGCTACCAGGACCTGATCGGTAACCGCTACCTGGAACTCAAGCGCGGCGAGAGCAATACGAAGATTGCGCCCGGTAGTACCATTCCGCTGGAACGCACCGAGCCGGCGCTGGACCTCGACGCACTCGTCGGCGGCTTCCGTCCGCTGTTCCAGTCGCTGAGCCCGGAGAAGGTCAACACCATCTCCCAGTCGATCATCACGATCTTCCAGGGCCAGGGCGGCACCATCAACGACATCCTCGACCAGACGGCGCAGCTCACCTCGAGCATCGCCGACCGGGATCAGGCCATCGGTGAGGTGATCAAGAACCTCAACATCGTCCTGGACACCACCGTTGCGCATCAGCAGCAGTTCAACGACACCCTGAAGAACTTCGAGACGTTGATCACCGGGCTGAAGAACCGTGCCGATCCGATCGGGTCCTCGGTGGCCAACATCAGCAATGCGGCTGGTTCGCTGGCGGATCTGCTGTCCGACAACCGCCCGCTGCTCAAGGACACCATCGGTCAACTCGAGGTCATCCAGCAGCCGCTGATCGACCAGAAGCAGCAATTGAACGACATCCTGGTGCAGTTCCCACAGGCGTTGAAGATCATCGGCCGTGCCGGTGGCATCTACGGTGACTTCTTCAACTTCTATGCCTGTGACCTTTCGTTGAAGCTCAACGGGTTGCAGCCGGGCGGCCCCGTCCGAACCGTCAGACTCAGTTCACAGCCGTCGGGTAGGTGCACGCCGAGATGAGGACACTGCAAGGTTCCGACCGCTTCCGCAAAGGCCTGATGGGCGTGGCGGTGGTGGCGCTGGTGATCGGCGTCGGCTCGACGTTGACGAGTGTGCCGATGCTGTTCGCGGTCCCCACGTATTACGGCCAGTTCTCCGATACCGGAGGCCTGAGCCTGGGTGACAAGGTGCGCATCGCAGGTATGGATGTCGGCACGGTCAAGAGCATGGACATCAACGGCGACAAGGTTGAGATCGGCTACACCCTGGGTGGCAAGACGATCGGTACCGAGAGCCGCGCGGCGATCCGTACCGACACGATCCTGGGTCGTAAGAACATCGAGATCCAGCCGCGCGGCAGCCAGACGCTGCCGCCGCGCGGCATGTTGCCGCTGGGACAGACGACCACGCCGTACCAGATCTACGACGCGTTCCTCGATGTCACGCGCAACGCGTCGGGCTGGGACACCAACTCGGTCAAGGAATCGCTGAATGTCCTGTCGGAGACGGTCGATCAGACCTCGCCGCACCTGAGCGCCGCGCTGGACGGGGTGGCCAAGTTCTCCGAGACCATCGGCAAGCGCGATGAGGACGTCAAGAAGCTGCTGGCCAACGCCAACAAGGTGGCCACGATCCTCGGAGACCGCAGCACGCAGGTCAACCAGCTGCTGGTGAACGCCCAGACCCTGTTGGCCGCGGTCAACGAGCGGGGCCAGGCCGTGAGCATGCTGCTGGAGCGGGTGTCGTCGGTGTCGCATCAGGTCGAAGGCCTGATCAACGACAACCCGAACCTCAACCATGTGCTGGAGCAGCTGCGCACGGTCAGCGACCTGCTGGTCGAGCGCAAGCAGGACCTGGCGGACACGTTGACCGTCGCGGGCAAGTTCATCACCTCACTGGCAGAGGCGCTGGCCTCCGGCCCGTACTTCAAGGTGATGCTGGTCAACCTGATCCCGCCGCAGATCCTGCAGCCGTTCGTCGACTCCGCGTTCAAGAAGCGCGGCATCGACCCCGAGGAGTTCTGGCGCAACGCCGGCCTGCCGTCGGCCCGCTTCCCCGATCCCAACGGCCAGCGCCACGAGAACGGCGCCCCGCCGGCGGCTCCGACACCGCTGGAAGGCACCCCGGAGCATCCGGGACCTGCCGTCCCGCCCGGATCGCCGTGCTCGTACACGCCGACCGCGGCCGGAATCCCGTCCCCGGGCAACCCGATGCCGTGCGCCGGGGCCACCGTCGGGCCGTACGGGGACAACCCGTACGGGCCGAATTACGGTCCACCGGACCTGGCGACCTCCGCGCCGAATCCTGACGGCATCGCGCATTCACCGGGTGTGCCCAGTGGGGCCATTCCCGGCCAGATGCCGCCGGATCAGCCCGGTGCCCCGGTCGAGCTGGCGCCCGGCCCGCCCGGAGCCCGTACCGTTCCCATCGCCCCGTTGCCGGTGGCGCCAGGGCCCATCCCGGGTTACGCACCACACCCGCCGCCATTGAACGCACCCCCGGCACCGCCGGGGCCGGGTCCCGATGCAGGGCCGGTGGGTACACCGCCGCTGCCGGGTAACCCGCCGTTCCTTCCGCCCGGGTCGCAGGGATAGGCCGCAACTATGTCAACTGTTTTCAACGTGCGAAACCTCAAGTTGCCCAAGGCTTCACGGGCATCGATCATCGTCGGCGTGCTGGCGGTGGTGGCGGCCCTGGTGCTGGGCTACTTCGGTCTGAACCTGTACAAGAAGATGACCAACACCACGGTCACCGCGTACTTCCCCGAGGTCCTTGCGCTGTACCCCGGCGACAAGGTCCTCATCATGGGCGTCAAGGTCGGCGCGATCGACAGCATCGAGACCGACGGCGACAAGATGAAGGTCGTCTTCCACGTCAGCAACAAGTACAAGATGCCCGAGAACGCCACGGCGTCCGTACTGAACCCGAGCCTGGTGGCCTCGCGCGTCATCCAGCTGTCCCCGCCCTACACCGGCGGGCCGCAGATGAAGAACAACGCAGTCATCCCGATCGAGAACACCCAGATCCCGGTCGAATACGACGAGTTGCGCAACCAGATCACCCGTCTGCTCGACGAACTGGGCCCGACCGCCGAACAGCCCAAGGGCCCGTTCGGCGACATCATCGAGTCCTTCGCCGACGGGTTCCAGGGCAAGGGTGAACAGCTCAACCGCACCCTCAACGGGTTGTCGGAGGCATTGACCACGCTGAACCAGGGCCGCGGCGACTTCTTCCAGGTCGTCAAGAGCCTGGCGTTGTTCGTCAATGCCCTGCACAAGAGCGATCAGCAGTTCGTGGCGCTCAACAACGATCTGGCGCAGTTCACCAACTCGTTCACCAACACCGATCAGGAGTTGGCAACGGCCCTGCAGGATCTCAACCGGGTGCTCAAGACCACCCGTGAGTTCCTCGACAAGAACGGCGGGGTGCTCGCCCACGACGTGAACAACTTGTCGGAGGCGACGACGGCGATCCTGCAGCCCGAGCCGCGCAACGGTCTGGAGACGGGCCTGCACGCCTACCCGAACCTGGCAGCCAACGTGCTCAACATCGTCTCGCCCAACCAGGGTGGCATCGTGGGTCTGCCGGTTCTGCCGGGCCTGACCAACTTCTCCAACCCGTTGCAGTTCATCTGCAGTTCGATCCAGGCGGGTAGCCGGTTGGGGTACCAGGATTCGGCCGAGTTGTGCGCGCAGTACCTGGCGCCGATCCTCGACGCGATCAAGTTCAACTTCTTGCCGTTCGGCCAGAACCTGGCCAACACCGCGATGACGCTGCCCAAGCAGATCTCCTATTCGGATCCGCGCCTGCAGCCGCCAGGAGGCTACAAGGACACCACCGTCCCGGGCATCTGGTCGCGCGACACCTTGTTCTCGCACGGCAACCACGAGCCGGGCTGGACCGTGGCCCCGGGCATGCAGGGTGTGCAGGTGCAGCCGGCCACTCAGCAGATGCTGACCCCGGAGTCGTTGTCCGAGTTGATGGGTGGCCCGGACATCGTGGCGCCGCCGGCGCCGCCGGCGTTCGGGGCTCCTCCGGGAGGCAACCTGCCGGGACCGCCGAACTCGTACAACGAGACCAATCCGTTGCCGCCGCCGTGGTATCCGCAGCCCGGACCGCCGCCGGCGCCCGCGCCGGGTGTGATCCCGGGTGACCCGATGTCGGGTCCCGCACCGGCCGCAGCTCCCGCACCTGGCCCGGCTCCCGCCGGACCTGCGTTGCCTGCCGAGGCCGGAGGGCAGCCGTGATGATGAGCCGTTTGCGCGAAGAGCAGAGAGGCCGGATGAACGCACGCACATGGGGTCGCGTCGGTAGACGCGTCGCGGTGTTGTCGGCTTCCGCGCTGATCCTCACCTCGTGTGGGCAGTGGCGCGGCGTCGCCAACGTGCCGCTGCCGGGTGGGCCGGGCACCGAGTCCGGTCACACCACGCTGTACGTGCAGATGCCGGAGACGTTGGCGCTCAATGCCAACAGCCGGGTGCGGGTGCGCGACGTCTTCGTCGGCCGGGTCCGCAAGATCGAGCTGATCAACTGGACTCCGACGTTGACCGTCGACCTGGAGCCGGGCATCGTGCTGCCCAAGAACACCGAAGCCAAGATCGGCCAGACCAGCTTGCTGGGTTCGCAGCACATCGAGCTGAACCCCCCGGCGAAGCCGTCCGAGGAGAAGTTGCGCAACGGGGACACCATTCCGCTGGCGCAGTCGTCGGCGTACCCGACCATCGAGCGGACACTGGCCGGAATCTCCGGAATCCTGACCGGCGGTGGCATCCCGAACATCGAGACCATCCAGACCGAGGTGTTCAACATCCTCAACGGTCGCGCCGATCAGATCCGCGACTTTTTGGGCCGGCTCGATACGTTCACCGACGAGCTCAACCAGCAGCGCAACGACATCACCCGGGCAATCGATTCGACCAACCGGCTGTTGAACATCGTTGCGGCGCGCAATGACACGTTGGATCGGGTGCTGACCGAGTTCCCGCCGCTGATCCAGCACTTCGCCGACACGCGCGAGTTGTTCGCCGATGCGGTGACCTCGCTGGGCCGGTTGTCGAAGGCTGCTGACGACACGTTGTCGAACAGCAACGCCAACCTGCACACGAACCTGCAGAACCTGCAGCGGCCGCTCAAGCAGTTGGCGCGCTCGGCTCCGTATCTGGTTGAGGCGCTCAAGCTGATCCTCACGGTGCCGTTCAACATCGAGAACATCCCGAAGGCGGTGCGCGGCGACTACATCAACGTGTCGCTGACGATCGACTTGACGTTGAGCTCGGTGGACAACGCGTTCCTGTCCGGTACCGGTGTCTCGGGCATGCTCCGCGCGCTGGAGCAGGCGTGGGGCCGAGATCCGGCGACGATGATCCCGGACGTGCGGTTCACGCCGAACCCGCACGATGCACCTGGTGGCCCGCTTGTGGAAAGGGGGGAGTGAGATATGGTGCTGACCCGCTTCATCAAGATGCAGCTTGTTCTGTTCACGGTGCTGACGGCGATCGCCCTGGTTGTGCTGGCGCTGATTTATCTGCGGCTGCCGACCTGGGCCGGTGTCGGGATGTACCAGTTGAACGCCAACCTCCCGAATTCGGGCGGTTTGTACGCCACGGCCAACGTGACCTATCGCGGAACGACGATCGGCAAGGTCACCTCGGTGGAGCCCACCGAGCAGGGCGCCCACGTCAAGATGAACATTTACAACCAGTTCCGGGTGCCGATCGACGCCAGCGCCAACGTGCACTCGGTGTCGGCGGTGGGTGAGCAGTTCATCGACCTGGTCTCCAAGGGCGGTGCGAAGGAGTACTTCCGCGACGGTGACACGATCGAGATCGGCACCGTGCCCGCCGAGGTGGGCCCGTCGCTGGACGCCGCGCAGAGGGGCCTGGCAGCGCTGCCGAAGGAGAAGATCGCGGTCCTGCTCGACGAGACAGCGCAGGCCGTCGGTGGGCTCGGGCCGTCACTGCAGCATCTCGTCGATTCCACCCAGGCGATCGCCGGTGACTTCAAGGACAACATCGGGTCGATCAACGACATCGTCGAGAACTCCGGGCCGATCATCGACAGTCAGGTGAATTCGGGCGACGCGATCTCGCGGTGGGCCAAGAACCTGAACACGCTGGCCGCGCAGAGCGCCCAGAACGACGCCGCATTGCGCAGTGGCATCCAGCAGGCGGCGCCGACAGCCGATCAGCTGAACTCGGTGTTCGGTGACGTGCAGGAGTCGTTGCCGCAGACGCTGGCGAACCTGGAAATCGTCATCGACATGCTCAAGCGGTACAACAAGAACGTCGAGCAGGTGTTGGTGGCGCTGCCCCAGGGTGGTGCCGTCGCCCAGACCGCGACGATCTTCGCGCCCAAGGGCCTGCTGCACTTCGGCCTCGGCATCAACATGCCACCGCCGTGCCTGACCGGGTTCCTGCCCGCGTCA from Mycobacterium sp. DL440 includes the following:
- a CDS encoding MCE family protein, producing MTTPQASLNKPKIPPYKLAGLVLALVAVVILALTWMQFRGTFEKKTQLTVLSGRAGLSMDPGSKVTFNGVPIGRLASVDVVTVDDNPEAKLTLDVKPQYLKLIPENVSAELRATTVFGNKYISFLSPPNPSKERLSPSTPIRAQGVTTEFNTLFETITAISEQIDPIKLNQTLTATAQALDGLGDKFGQSIVNGNDILSDLNPRMPQIRRDISGLADLGEVYANAGPDLFDGLTNAVTTAHTLNEQRGNLDQALVAAVGFGNTGGDIFERGGPYLVRGAQDLLPTSALLDKYSPALFCTIRNYHDAGPKLAGALGGNGYSLQTQSLVIGVGNPYVFPDNLPRINAKGGPEGRPGCWQPITKDLWPMPYLVMDTGASIAPYNHLEMGQPLVAEYVWGRQVGENTINP
- a CDS encoding MCE family protein, producing MLTRFIKMQLVLFTVLTAIALVVLALIYLRLPTWAGVGMYQLNANLPNSGGLYATANVTYRGTTIGKVTSVEPTEQGAHVKMNIYNQFRVPIDASANVHSVSAVGEQFIDLVSKGGAKEYFRDGDTIEIGTVPAEVGPSLDAAQRGLAALPKEKIAVLLDETAQAVGGLGPSLQHLVDSTQAIAGDFKDNIGSINDIVENSGPIIDSQVNSGDAISRWAKNLNTLAAQSAQNDAALRSGIQQAAPTADQLNSVFGDVQESLPQTLANLEIVIDMLKRYNKNVEQVLVALPQGGAVAQTATIFAPKGLLHFGLGINMPPPCLTGFLPASQWRSPADTSTAPLPSGLYCKIPKDAPNAVRGARNYPCADVPGKRAASPAECHSDEPYQPLGTNPWYGDPNQIRNCPAPAARCDQPVDPGRVIPAPSVNNGLNPLPASQLPPPESTAPRSDPLTAPRGGNVSCSGQQPNPCIYTPAAGSTATYSPSSGEVVGPGGVKYSVTNSNKPGDDGWKEMLAPAS
- a CDS encoding virulence factor Mce family protein, translated to MRTLQGSDRFRKGLMGVAVVALVIGVGSTLTSVPMLFAVPTYYGQFSDTGGLSLGDKVRIAGMDVGTVKSMDINGDKVEIGYTLGGKTIGTESRAAIRTDTILGRKNIEIQPRGSQTLPPRGMLPLGQTTTPYQIYDAFLDVTRNASGWDTNSVKESLNVLSETVDQTSPHLSAALDGVAKFSETIGKRDEDVKKLLANANKVATILGDRSTQVNQLLVNAQTLLAAVNERGQAVSMLLERVSSVSHQVEGLINDNPNLNHVLEQLRTVSDLLVERKQDLADTLTVAGKFITSLAEALASGPYFKVMLVNLIPPQILQPFVDSAFKKRGIDPEEFWRNAGLPSARFPDPNGQRHENGAPPAAPTPLEGTPEHPGPAVPPGSPCSYTPTAAGIPSPGNPMPCAGATVGPYGDNPYGPNYGPPDLATSAPNPDGIAHSPGVPSGAIPGQMPPDQPGAPVELAPGPPGARTVPIAPLPVAPGPIPGYAPHPPPLNAPPAPPGPGPDAGPVGTPPLPGNPPFLPPGSQG
- a CDS encoding virulence factor Mce family protein, with the translated sequence MSTVFNVRNLKLPKASRASIIVGVLAVVAALVLGYFGLNLYKKMTNTTVTAYFPEVLALYPGDKVLIMGVKVGAIDSIETDGDKMKVVFHVSNKYKMPENATASVLNPSLVASRVIQLSPPYTGGPQMKNNAVIPIENTQIPVEYDELRNQITRLLDELGPTAEQPKGPFGDIIESFADGFQGKGEQLNRTLNGLSEALTTLNQGRGDFFQVVKSLALFVNALHKSDQQFVALNNDLAQFTNSFTNTDQELATALQDLNRVLKTTREFLDKNGGVLAHDVNNLSEATTAILQPEPRNGLETGLHAYPNLAANVLNIVSPNQGGIVGLPVLPGLTNFSNPLQFICSSIQAGSRLGYQDSAELCAQYLAPILDAIKFNFLPFGQNLANTAMTLPKQISYSDPRLQPPGGYKDTTVPGIWSRDTLFSHGNHEPGWTVAPGMQGVQVQPATQQMLTPESLSELMGGPDIVAPPAPPAFGAPPGGNLPGPPNSYNETNPLPPPWYPQPGPPPAPAPGVIPGDPMSGPAPAAAPAPGPAPAGPALPAEAGGQP
- a CDS encoding virulence factor Mce family protein; this encodes MSIKGTIIKLGIFSLVLLTFTAIIFVVFGQLRFNRTSEYSAIFKNVSGLRTGQFVRASGVEVGKVSGVKLVNGGQQAEVTFNVEKSLPLFDQTTAAIRYQDLIGNRYLELKRGESNTKIAPGSTIPLERTEPALDLDALVGGFRPLFQSLSPEKVNTISQSIITIFQGQGGTINDILDQTAQLTSSIADRDQAIGEVIKNLNIVLDTTVAHQQQFNDTLKNFETLITGLKNRADPIGSSVANISNAAGSLADLLSDNRPLLKDTIGQLEVIQQPLIDQKQQLNDILVQFPQALKIIGRAGGIYGDFFNFYACDLSLKLNGLQPGGPVRTVRLSSQPSGRCTPR
- a CDS encoding virulence factor Mce family protein; this translates as MNARTWGRVGRRVAVLSASALILTSCGQWRGVANVPLPGGPGTESGHTTLYVQMPETLALNANSRVRVRDVFVGRVRKIELINWTPTLTVDLEPGIVLPKNTEAKIGQTSLLGSQHIELNPPAKPSEEKLRNGDTIPLAQSSAYPTIERTLAGISGILTGGGIPNIETIQTEVFNILNGRADQIRDFLGRLDTFTDELNQQRNDITRAIDSTNRLLNIVAARNDTLDRVLTEFPPLIQHFADTRELFADAVTSLGRLSKAADDTLSNSNANLHTNLQNLQRPLKQLARSAPYLVEALKLILTVPFNIENIPKAVRGDYINVSLTIDLTLSSVDNAFLSGTGVSGMLRALEQAWGRDPATMIPDVRFTPNPHDAPGGPLVERGE